One Myotis daubentonii chromosome 3, mMyoDau2.1, whole genome shotgun sequence genomic window carries:
- the PHC2 gene encoding polyhomeotic-like protein 2 isoform X3, producing MTSGNGNSASSIAGTAPQNGENKPPQAIVKPQILTHVIEGFVIQEGAEPFPVGRSSLLVGNLKKKYAQGFLPEKLPQQDHTTTTDSEMEEPYLQESKEEGTPLKLKCELCGRVDFAYKFKRSKRFCSMACAKRYNVGCTKRVGLFHSDRSKLQKAGATTHNRRRASKASLPTLTKDTKKQPTGSVPLSVTAALQLTHSQEDSSRCSDNSSYEEPLSPISASSSTSRRRQGQRDLELPDMHMRDLVGMGHHFLPSEPTKWNVEDVYEFIRSLPGCQEIAEEFRAQEIDGQALLLLKEDHLMSAMNIKLGPALKIYARINMLKDS from the exons ATGACCTCAGGGAACGGAAATTCTGCCTCCAGCATCGCCGGCACTGCCCCCCAGAATGGTGAGAATAAACCACCACAGGCCATTGTGAAACCCCAAATCCTGACGCATGTTATCGAAGGGTTTGTGATCCAGGAGGGGGCGGAGCCTTTCCCG GTGGGACGCTCGTCCCTGCTGGTGGGGAATCTCAAAAAGAAGTATGCACAGGGGTTTTTGCCTGAGAAACTTCCACAGCAGgaccacaccaccaccactgaCTCCGAGATGGAGGAGCCCTATCTGCAAG AATCCAAAGAGGAGGGGACTCCCCTCAAACTCAAGTGTGAGCTCTGTGGCCGGGTGGACTTTGCCTACAAGTTCAAGCGTTCCAAGCGCTTCTGTTCCATGGCCTGTGCAAAAAG GTACAATGTGGGATGCACCAAACGAGTGGGGCTTTTCCACTCAGACCGGAGCAAGTTGCAGAAGGCAGGAGCCACGACCCACAACCGCCGTCGGGCCAGCAAAGCCAGTCTGCCAACTCTTACCAAGGATACCAAGAAGCAG CCAACAGGCTCTGTACCCCTTTCGGTTACTGCTGCATTGCAGCTAACACATAGCCAGGAAGACTCCAGCCGTTGCTCGGATAACTCAAGCTACGAGGAACCCCTGTCACCCATCTCAGCCAGCTCATCCACCTCCCGCCGGCGACAAGGCCAACGCGACCTGGAGCTCCCTGACATGCACATGCGGGACCTGGTGGGCATGGGACACCACTTCCTGCCAAGTGAGCCCACCAAATGGAATGTAGAAGATGTCTACGAGTTCATCCGCTCTCTGCCAG GCTGCCAGGAGATAGCAGAGGAATTCCGTGCCCAAGAAATCGACgggcaggccctgctgctgcTCAAGGAGGACCATCTGATGAGTGCT